A genomic window from Pecten maximus unplaced genomic scaffold, xPecMax1.1, whole genome shotgun sequence includes:
- the LOC117321256 gene encoding piggyBac transposable element-derived protein 5-like — MESSDESDFDGFDEQDIDEANARCMLKQQELEQVESYNKSDIDFSDNSDDEEEDTADFSDNEIESENGGDPYLENLNFEWTRTLTEVILPDFNEITRVKHGLQSDANQLQYFQRFLPQCFFESVAEETNRYAQQKGPDPKWTPTSASEVRAFISVNIMMGVRRLPRLANYWSTDKRFSDPYISSIFPKSRFIIMNRYIHLRDTSNVPGRNDPEYDPLFKVRNMIDFIVPKLQENYNPGQKLSIDEGMIGFKGRVHFRQYMPAKPTK; from the coding sequence ATGGAGTCGTCAGATGAGTCTGACTTTGATGGGTTCGACGAACAGGACATCGACGAGGCAAACGCGAGATGTATGTTAAAACAGCAAGAACTTGAACAGGTTGAATCATATAACAAATCAGACATTGATTTTTCTGATAATTctgatgatgaggaggaggatACTGCCGACTTCAGTGACAATGAAATCGAAAGTGAAAATGGTGGCGACCCATATTTAGAAAATTTGAACTTTGAATGGACTCGTACATTAACGGAGGTTATTTTGCcagatttcaatgaaattaccAGAGTTAAACATGGCCTTCAGTCTGATGCAAACCAACTTCAGTATTTTCAACGGTTTTTACCGCAATGTTTCTTCGAAAGTGTAGCAGAAGAGACTAATAGATATGCTCAACAAAAAGGGCCAGATCCAAAATGGACGCCGACGTCAGCCTCTGAGGTAAGGGCGTTCATTTCAGTAAACATTATGATGGGTGTGCGTCGGCTCCCTAGACTTGCGAACTATTGGAGCACTGATAAACGATTTTCAGATCCATATATTAGCTCCATATTTCCAAAGAGTAGATTCATCATCATGAATAGATACATTCACCTGCGTGACACTAGCAATGTTCCAGGGAGGAACGATCCTGAATATGACCCATTGTTCAAAGTGAGAAATATGATAGACTTCATAGTCCCCAAACTACAAGAAAACTACAATCCAGGGCAGAAACTTTCTATAGATGAAGGCATGATTGGATTTAAAGGAAGAGTTCACTTCAGGCAGTACATGCCAGCTAAACCTACTAAATAG